The following are encoded in a window of Centroberyx gerrardi isolate f3 chromosome 1, fCenGer3.hap1.cur.20231027, whole genome shotgun sequence genomic DNA:
- the LOC139928531 gene encoding low choriolytic enzyme-like — MSFHKSTCIRFVKRRYHWSYLYFFPGWGCWSYLGRLGGRQPISLQKGGCVYRRTVQHEVLHALGFHHEQVRSDRDQHATILYQNIQPGLEPNFMKVSTNNLGTPYDYNSVMHYGRYAFSKNRQPTIIPKPNPNAVIGRATQMSANDIKRVNILYQCRGY, encoded by the exons AATCCACCTGCATTCGCTTCGTTAAGCGCCGCTACCACTGGAGCTACCTCTATTTCTTTCCTGGCTGGGG gtgttgGTCCTACCTGGGTCGCCTGGGGGGACGGCAGCCGATCTCCCTCCAGAAGGGAGGGTGTGTGTACAGGAGAACGGTGCAGCACGAGGTCCTCCACGCCCTGGGCTTCCACCACGAGCAGGTCCGCTCCGACAGAGACCAACACGCCACCATCCTCTACCAGAACATCCAGCCAG GGTTGGAACCCAACTTTATGAAGGTGTCAACTAACAACCTGGGCACTCCCTACGACTACAACTCTGTCATGCATTACGgcag ATATGCGTTTTCTAAGAACAGACAGCCGACCATCATCCCCAAGCCCAATCCCAACGCTGTGATTGGACGAGCCACACAGATGAGTGCCAACGACATCAAGCGGGTCAACATCCTCTACCAATGCA GAGGGTACTGA